In the Campylobacter showae genome, one interval contains:
- the dapB gene encoding 4-hydroxy-tetrahydrodipicolinate reductase, protein MVKIGIHGASGKMGRMIIECLKNEPGAKLSAAYTIEPLDFALPQGAILTDKFDELFANCDVVIDFTIKEGAINLLNYARTDPKPLVIGTTGLGEDGANLLKLASAAMPILYATNMSLGVAVLNRLAALASKALREFDAEIVEQHHRHKKDAPSGTALTLGERVAEARGLNLKDVLVTGRDGLVGARSKDEIAILAVRGGDVVGRHTVGFYNDGEFIELNHTATSRATFAKGAIKAAIWVAGQQSGLYGIDDCLGL, encoded by the coding sequence TTGGTAAAAATAGGAATCCACGGCGCAAGCGGCAAAATGGGACGCATGATCATAGAGTGCCTAAAAAACGAGCCTGGCGCAAAGCTTAGCGCAGCTTATACGATAGAGCCGCTTGACTTTGCATTGCCCCAGGGCGCCATCCTCACGGACAAATTTGACGAGCTTTTCGCAAACTGCGACGTCGTTATCGACTTTACGATCAAAGAGGGCGCGATAAATCTGCTAAACTACGCTCGCACCGACCCAAAACCGCTAGTCATCGGCACGACGGGTCTTGGCGAGGACGGCGCGAACCTGCTAAAGCTAGCAAGCGCGGCGATGCCGATACTTTACGCCACCAATATGAGCCTTGGCGTCGCAGTTTTAAACCGATTGGCGGCGCTTGCTTCAAAGGCTTTACGCGAATTTGACGCCGAGATCGTCGAGCAGCACCACAGACACAAAAAAGACGCTCCAAGCGGCACTGCTCTAACTTTAGGCGAGCGCGTAGCGGAGGCTAGAGGGCTAAATCTAAAAGACGTTTTGGTGACCGGTAGAGACGGGCTAGTCGGAGCTCGCAGCAAGGACGAGATCGCGATCCTAGCGGTGCGAGGCGGCGACGTCGTGGGCAGGCATACGGTCGGATTTTACAACGACGGCGAGTTTATCGAGCTAAATCACACCGCAACTAGCCGCGCGACCTTTGCCAAAGGCGCGATAAAGGCGGCTATCTGGGTTGCCGGGCAGCAAAGCGGGTTGTACGGGATAGATGATTGCCTTGGGCTGTGA
- the purF gene encoding amidophosphoribosyltransferase, whose amino-acid sequence MCAIVGVINSKDAARTAYYALFAMQHRGQEASGISACDEGHIETVKGRGLVTEVFNKKSFEALKGDMAIGHNRYATAGKSSAADAQPIAANYALGSISVVHNGNLVNKDEVRNALIAEGAIFQTNMDTENIVHLIARSHSEHLQDRIVAALKQIKGAYCLLIQSRHKIFAIRDRWGVRPLSLGRLKDGGYIVASETCAFDLVGATFIRDVEPGEMLVFEQGKSEFESVRLFEAEPRVCAFEYIYFARPDSVIEGKSVYEVRKKMGETLAKKSKIDADFVVPVPDSGTPAALGYANASGIPFELAIVRNHYVGRTFIEPTQEMRNLKVKLKLNPMGSLLKGKSVVVVDDSIVRGTTSKKIVELLRHAGAREIHFKVACPELKYPERYGIDTPSFEELISANKTPEEVCEYIGADSLEFLGVDELVSSIGSERKYSLVSFDGDYFIK is encoded by the coding sequence ATGTGTGCGATAGTTGGAGTAATAAATTCTAAAGACGCTGCGCGAACGGCATACTACGCGCTATTTGCGATGCAACACCGAGGCCAGGAAGCAAGCGGTATCAGCGCATGCGACGAGGGACACATCGAGACCGTCAAGGGTCGCGGGCTCGTGACGGAGGTCTTTAATAAAAAGAGCTTTGAAGCGCTAAAAGGCGACATGGCGATCGGCCACAACCGCTACGCCACCGCAGGCAAAAGCTCCGCCGCCGACGCCCAACCAATCGCGGCAAACTACGCGCTGGGCTCGATCTCGGTCGTACACAACGGCAACCTCGTAAACAAAGACGAAGTCCGCAACGCGCTGATCGCCGAGGGCGCGATATTTCAGACCAACATGGACACCGAAAACATCGTCCATCTCATCGCTAGAAGTCACAGCGAACACCTACAAGACCGCATCGTCGCAGCGCTAAAACAGATCAAGGGCGCCTACTGCCTACTCATCCAGTCGCGCCATAAAATTTTCGCCATCCGCGACCGATGGGGCGTGAGGCCGCTCTCGCTAGGGCGCCTAAAAGACGGCGGCTACATAGTGGCTAGCGAGACGTGCGCGTTTGATTTGGTGGGCGCGACCTTTATCCGCGACGTGGAGCCCGGCGAGATGCTGGTTTTTGAGCAAGGCAAAAGCGAGTTTGAGAGCGTGCGCCTTTTTGAAGCGGAGCCTAGAGTTTGCGCGTTTGAGTATATTTATTTCGCGCGCCCCGATAGCGTCATCGAGGGCAAAAGCGTCTACGAAGTGCGCAAGAAAATGGGCGAAACGCTAGCTAAAAAAAGCAAGATCGACGCGGACTTCGTCGTGCCGGTACCAGATAGTGGCACGCCGGCGGCGCTAGGCTACGCAAACGCTAGCGGGATACCGTTTGAGCTAGCTATCGTGCGTAATCACTACGTCGGTCGCACATTTATCGAACCGACGCAAGAGATGCGCAACCTCAAGGTCAAACTCAAACTAAACCCGATGGGGAGCTTACTCAAGGGCAAAAGCGTGGTCGTCGTGGATGACAGCATCGTGCGCGGCACGACCTCCAAAAAGATCGTCGAGCTACTTCGTCACGCGGGCGCGAGAGAAATACACTTTAAGGTCGCTTGCCCCGAGCTAAAATACCCTGAACGCTACGGCATCGATACCCCGAGCTTCGAGGAGCTAATCAGTGCAAACAAAACGCCCGAAGAGGTGTGCGAATATATCGGCGCGGACAGCCTCGAGTTTTTGGGCGTGGACGAGCTGGTTAGCAGCATCGGTAGCGAGCGCAAGTACTCGCTGGTTAGCTTTGACGGGGATTATTTTATCAAGTAA